The Hymenobacter oligotrophus genome has a window encoding:
- a CDS encoding T9SS type A sorting domain-containing protein has protein sequence MATGSATVTSSTSGLQFSLDGEDYAAYPNGGYSGLAPGSYTLTARNAAGCVSAVANFTINPQPATPAAPTVNATQPTCEQGSGSIAVTSSTAGLQFSLNNGDFASYPSGGYTNLAPGNYTLRARNGAGCISEAAAVTINPAPSTPDAPEVSIVQPTCTTATGSFTVTSSTSGLQFSLNNGEFANYPSGGYANLAPGTYSLRARNTAGCISAAATVVINQQPATPGAPTVSAVQPTCAVATGSATITSNTSGLQFSLNGGSFAAYPMGGYSNLAPGSYSLVAKNGAGCTSAAANFTINPQPGTPGAPTVEVTQPTCAVGTGTIAVTAPVGQGFEYNLNGGTWQSSSTFSNVAPGTYQVRVRNDDGCVSAAATATVSPQPAAPAAPKLSTTQPSCTVATGSITVTEPTGMGLQYNLNNGTWQSGTTFGNLAPGTYQVRVKNADNCVSGPTSAIINQQPSTPAPPTYSATQPTCTTSTGSITVTAPTGTGLEYNLNGGTWQSGTMFSNLAPGTYLLRVRNGANCVSAASSVTIDPAPSSPGAPTVRSSEVCSAPGGTVALSGFVTPTAGATIVFTTAAGVALSPQPSTQSIAAVGAFTFYVRQQIGSCISPVVSFTITVKTCNEGCTLGYWKNHTNRWCLAYSPNTKYGSVFGDKQAGSDVVVNGKVVDDGIPKDIENLTLLQALNLGGGGVYNLARQSVAALLNACSDEVTYALTTSSVISNVNTAFKSGGAAPGKMATTLDNLNNAGCPLGGTPATTSAALGAQAAPSSAALRGGGELEPSVFPNPTGEDATITFAAAKSGRAVVEVYNVLGAKVATLFDAQVQAGEVKEVMFRGASLPTGTYIYRISTNGQSKTNRISLVK, from the coding sequence ATGGCCACCGGTAGCGCAACGGTTACCTCTAGCACCAGCGGCTTGCAGTTTAGCCTGGATGGTGAAGATTATGCGGCTTACCCGAATGGTGGTTACAGTGGATTGGCTCCGGGTAGCTACACCCTAACGGCTCGTAATGCAGCCGGCTGCGTTTCGGCAGTTGCCAACTTCACCATCAACCCGCAGCCGGCTACGCCTGCAGCCCCAACGGTAAATGCAACGCAGCCTACTTGCGAACAGGGCTCGGGCAGCATCGCCGTTACCTCGAGCACCGCGGGTTTGCAGTTCAGCCTCAACAACGGTGATTTTGCTAGCTACCCCAGTGGCGGATATACCAACCTGGCGCCCGGCAATTACACCTTAAGAGCCCGCAACGGTGCCGGCTGTATTTCGGAGGCAGCCGCTGTTACCATCAACCCGGCACCCAGCACCCCCGATGCCCCCGAGGTCAGCATCGTACAGCCTACCTGCACCACGGCTACGGGCAGCTTTACGGTAACTTCGAGCACCTCCGGCCTGCAGTTTAGCCTGAACAACGGTGAGTTTGCCAACTACCCGAGTGGCGGTTACGCCAACTTGGCACCCGGCACTTATAGTCTGCGCGCCCGCAACACAGCAGGTTGTATTTCGGCGGCGGCCACGGTTGTTATCAATCAGCAACCTGCTACTCCGGGTGCACCAACCGTAAGCGCGGTGCAACCCACCTGTGCCGTTGCCACGGGCAGTGCCACTATCACCTCCAATACCAGCGGCCTGCAGTTTAGCCTCAACGGTGGCTCCTTCGCCGCTTACCCAATGGGCGGTTACAGCAACCTAGCGCCGGGCTCCTACAGCTTGGTGGCCAAGAACGGGGCCGGCTGCACCTCCGCTGCGGCTAACTTTACCATCAATCCGCAACCGGGCACTCCGGGCGCACCTACTGTCGAGGTGACGCAACCCACCTGCGCTGTTGGTACGGGTACCATTGCCGTTACTGCACCTGTGGGCCAAGGCTTCGAGTACAACCTCAACGGCGGCACTTGGCAGAGCAGCTCCACGTTCAGCAATGTTGCCCCCGGCACGTACCAAGTGCGCGTACGCAACGACGACGGTTGCGTGTCGGCGGCGGCTACTGCTACCGTGAGTCCGCAGCCCGCGGCTCCGGCTGCGCCTAAGCTCAGCACCACGCAACCCAGCTGCACCGTGGCTACGGGTAGCATCACGGTTACCGAACCAACTGGCATGGGGCTGCAGTACAACCTGAACAACGGCACTTGGCAGAGCGGTACTACTTTCGGCAACCTGGCTCCGGGCACCTACCAGGTGCGCGTGAAAAACGCCGACAACTGCGTGTCGGGCCCAACGAGTGCTATCATCAACCAGCAGCCCAGCACGCCCGCGCCCCCAACGTACTCTGCTACGCAACCAACCTGTACCACCAGCACCGGTAGCATTACGGTAACGGCCCCTACCGGCACTGGCCTCGAGTACAACCTGAATGGTGGTACCTGGCAGAGCGGTACAATGTTTAGCAACCTAGCACCCGGCACTTACTTGCTACGGGTACGCAACGGCGCCAACTGTGTGTCGGCCGCCAGCAGCGTTACCATCGACCCGGCTCCCAGCAGCCCCGGTGCCCCCACCGTGCGTAGCTCGGAGGTGTGCTCCGCTCCCGGCGGCACCGTGGCACTCTCGGGTTTTGTAACGCCCACGGCAGGTGCCACCATCGTTTTCACTACGGCTGCCGGGGTGGCGCTTTCGCCGCAGCCCAGCACGCAAAGCATAGCCGCGGTTGGCGCGTTCACGTTCTACGTGCGGCAACAAATTGGCAGTTGCATTAGCCCGGTTGTCAGCTTTACCATTACGGTTAAAACGTGCAACGAGGGCTGCACACTGGGCTACTGGAAAAACCACACCAACCGCTGGTGCTTGGCTTACAGCCCAAATACGAAATACGGCTCGGTGTTCGGTGATAAGCAGGCCGGCAGCGACGTGGTGGTGAACGGGAAAGTAGTAGACGATGGTATCCCGAAGGACATCGAGAACCTGACGCTGCTGCAGGCCCTGAACCTGGGCGGTGGCGGTGTGTACAACCTCGCTCGCCAATCGGTGGCCGCGTTGCTGAACGCCTGCAGCGACGAGGTGACCTACGCCCTGACGACCAGCAGCGTAATCAGCAACGTGAACACCGCCTTTAAATCGGGTGGTGCGGCTCCGGGCAAAATGGCTACCACGCTCGATAACCTGAACAATGCAGGCTGCCCGCTGGGTGGTACGCCGGCTACTACCTCGGCTGCCCTAGGTGCGCAGGCCGCACCGAGCAGCGCAGCCCTGCGGGGCGGCGGTGAGCTGGAGCCTTCGGTATTCCCGAACCCGACCGGCGAAGATGCTACCATTACCTTCGCAGCAGCTAAATCGGGCCGGGCCGTGGTAGAGGTGTACAACGTGCTGGGTGCCAAAGTCGCTACCCTGTTCGACGCCCAAGTGCAGGCCGGCGAAGTGAAGGAAGTCATGTTCCGGGGAGCTTCGTTACCCACGGGTACGTACATCTATCGCATAAGCACCAACGGGCAGAGTAAAACCAACCGCATCAGCTTAGTGAAGTAA
- a CDS encoding DUF4328 domain-containing protein — MLLPNYQRYRLAVVAQWVVVVATVAALVSSGLQYRLLQHALAGIEILPAAADANDDRQQLVGGLQLVLTLLAFIGFISWFARAYDNLRRIPGAPEPAYSPGWAVGAWLVPILNLWRPLHMLKEVWYRTQRYALHHGQGAPAQDHSLLTGWWILRIVLFVFGRLVSRAGGSDPTVEQLLDATTTLLMLDVLNLAYAVLTIVLLQRFRNFEDGLAARYAPDNVPATPVSVG, encoded by the coding sequence ATGCTTTTGCCCAATTACCAGCGCTACCGCCTGGCTGTCGTTGCACAGTGGGTTGTGGTTGTAGCCACGGTCGCCGCGCTTGTTTCTTCCGGCCTGCAGTACCGCCTCCTGCAGCATGCCTTGGCAGGCATAGAAATACTACCAGCAGCGGCCGACGCCAATGATGATCGGCAGCAGTTGGTTGGCGGTTTGCAGCTCGTACTTACCCTGTTGGCATTTATTGGCTTTATCTCGTGGTTTGCCAGGGCCTACGACAACCTGCGCCGTATTCCTGGGGCGCCCGAGCCAGCGTATAGCCCGGGCTGGGCGGTGGGCGCTTGGCTGGTACCCATCCTGAACCTGTGGCGGCCCCTGCACATGCTCAAGGAAGTGTGGTACCGTACGCAGCGGTATGCGCTCCACCACGGCCAGGGGGCTCCCGCGCAAGATCACAGCTTGCTAACAGGCTGGTGGATTCTGCGCATTGTGCTTTTTGTATTTGGCCGCTTGGTGAGCCGCGCCGGGGGCTCCGACCCTACCGTGGAGCAACTGCTCGACGCCACCACCACGCTGCTAATGCTCGATGTCCTGAATCTTGCCTACGCCGTGCTCACCATCGTTCTGCTACAACGTTTCCGAAATTTTGAAGATGGGTTGGCCGCCCGCTACGCACCCGACAATGTGCCAGCCACCCCGGTGTCGGTAGGCTAA
- the dctA gene encoding C4-dicarboxylate transporter DctA produces the protein MKKLARKLTFQVLTAIALGVLLGAFFPGVGAALKPVGETFIRLIKMLIGPIIFLTVVLGIGSMGSLKKVGRVGGKALLYFELITTFALLLGVAAANLVHPGAGIDTSAATGKAAETQKYAAQAAGMDWVAFFTHIVPESMVGAFAEGDVLQVLLVAVLFGLALTRMPEAVAQPLIATFDRLSHVLFGVLGMVMKLAPLGAFGGMAYTIGRYGLHTLLPLAKLMASVYLTMALFIFGVLGLVARYYRFSLWRLLGFIKEELLIVLGTSSSESALPRLIDKLTAYGCSRSVAGLVIPTGYSFNLDGTTIYLSMASIFLAQAFHIPLSLGQQLTIIGILMVTSKGAAGVTGSGFVVLASTLAATKTIPVEGMALLLGVDRFMSEARAITNIIGNAVAAVVVAKSENEFDEARNRWALAGHVPPESDVAADRPEHAVAVQESATSLPENEQAAKPRS, from the coding sequence ATGAAAAAACTCGCCCGCAAACTCACGTTTCAGGTACTTACTGCCATTGCCCTGGGGGTGCTGTTGGGCGCGTTTTTCCCGGGCGTGGGGGCCGCCCTCAAGCCCGTGGGCGAAACGTTTATCCGGCTTATCAAAATGCTCATCGGGCCCATCATCTTCCTCACGGTGGTGCTGGGCATCGGCAGCATGGGCAGCCTGAAAAAGGTGGGCCGGGTGGGCGGCAAAGCGCTGCTGTACTTCGAGCTGATTACCACGTTTGCCCTGTTGCTGGGCGTGGCCGCCGCCAACCTGGTGCACCCCGGCGCCGGCATCGACACCTCGGCGGCTACCGGCAAAGCCGCCGAAACCCAGAAGTACGCCGCGCAAGCCGCCGGCATGGATTGGGTGGCCTTTTTCACGCACATTGTGCCCGAGAGCATGGTGGGCGCTTTTGCCGAGGGCGACGTGCTGCAGGTGTTGCTGGTGGCGGTGTTGTTCGGCTTGGCCCTTACGCGCATGCCCGAGGCGGTAGCCCAGCCGCTTATTGCCACCTTCGATCGGCTGAGCCACGTGCTGTTTGGGGTGCTGGGCATGGTCATGAAGCTGGCGCCCCTAGGTGCTTTCGGCGGCATGGCCTACACCATTGGCAGGTACGGCCTGCACACCCTGCTGCCGCTGGCCAAGCTGATGGCCTCGGTGTACCTGACGATGGCCTTGTTCATTTTTGGGGTGCTTGGGCTGGTGGCGCGCTATTACCGTTTCAGCCTGTGGCGGTTGCTGGGCTTTATTAAGGAAGAGCTGCTGATTGTGCTCGGCACGTCGTCGTCCGAATCGGCCTTGCCGCGGCTGATTGACAAGCTAACGGCCTACGGCTGTTCGCGCTCGGTAGCCGGCCTCGTGATACCCACGGGCTACTCCTTCAACCTCGATGGCACCACCATTTACCTGTCCATGGCCAGCATCTTTCTGGCGCAGGCCTTCCACATTCCGCTTAGCCTAGGGCAGCAGCTTACCATTATTGGCATTCTGATGGTGACGAGCAAGGGCGCGGCGGGCGTTACGGGCTCGGGCTTTGTGGTGCTGGCCTCTACCCTGGCGGCCACCAAAACCATTCCCGTCGAGGGCATGGCGCTGCTGCTCGGCGTCGATCGGTTTATGTCGGAGGCGCGGGCCATTACCAACATCATCGGCAATGCGGTGGCGGCGGTGGTGGTAGCCAAAAGCGAAAACGAGTTCGACGAAGCCCGCAACCGTTGGGCCCTGGCCGGCCACGTACCGCCCGAAAGCGACGTAGCCGCCGACCGCCCCGAGCACGCAGTAGCGGTGCAGGAATCGGCAACCTCGCTGCCTGAGAACGAGCAAGCCGCAAAGCCCAGAAGCTAG